One Felis catus isolate Fca126 chromosome D1, F.catus_Fca126_mat1.0, whole genome shotgun sequence DNA segment encodes these proteins:
- the LOC101086255 gene encoding olfactory receptor 2G3-like produces MDMIKTNFTVTEFVFLGLSSQPKMQLILFIMFLFFYLLTVVGNITIITVIQIEPRLQTPMYFFLTNLSFLDICYTSTNVPQMLSNMVGKKTIPFSSCATQMYFSLSFGMIECVLLGVMAYDRYVAICHPLHYTVIMNQSVCVQLATISWSISFLSSMVINVLTLSLPYCGPNVLNHFFCEVPSVLRLACTDTSFTELVVFIFSIIIVFIPFLLIVVSYARILLSVLRIRSASGRHKALSTCASHLTVVALFYGTAIFMYMRPQSKSSRAGGKIIAVFYTVITPMLNPLIYSLRNQDVKGALRRAIAKQKTGGVLMGHKVNC; encoded by the coding sequence ATGGATATGATAAAAACAAACTTCACTGTGACTGAATTTGTGTTCCTGGGCCTCTCATCTCAGCCAAAGATGcagctcattctttttattatgttcttgtttttctatttattaacaGTAGTGGGGAATATTACAATTATCACTGTTATTCAGATAGAACCTCGTCTCCaaacccccatgtacttcttcctcactAATTTATCCTTTCTAGATATCTGCTATACATCCACCAATGTCCCACAAATGCTGTCCAACATGGTGGGGAAAAAGACCATCCCATTCTCTAGCTGTGCTACTCAGATGtacttctccctctcctttggaATGATTGAATGTGTTCTCCTTGGGGTCATGGCTTATGACAGATATGTAGCCATTTGTCACCCTCTTCATTATACTGTCATTATGAACCAAAGTGTCTGTGTCCAATTGGCAACCATTTCTTGGTCCATTAGCTTCCTGAGCTCCATGGTTATCAATGTCCTCACCTTGAGTTTGCCCTACTGTGGGCCCAATGTCCTGAATCACTTTTTCTGTGAGGTCCCTTCTGTCCTGAGGTTGGCTTGCACTGACACCTCATTTACTGAGCTGGTTGTTTTCATCTTCAGTATTATCATCGTCTTCATTCCTTTTCTCCTGATTGTTGTTTCCTATGCCCGAATCCTTCTATCAGTCCTCAGGATACGGTCAGCCTCTGGAAGGCACAAGGCACTGTCCACCTGTGCCTCCCATCTGACAGTGGTGGCCTTGTTCTACGGAACTGCCATCTTCATGTACATGAGACCCCAGTCGAAGTCCTCCAGGGCTGGGGGCAAGATCATTGCAGTGTTCTACACTGTGATCACACCTATGCTCAACCCCTTGATCTATAGCCTAAGGAACCAAGATGTGAAAGGAGCTTTAAGGAGAGCTATTGCAAAACAGAAGACAGGAGGGGTCTTAATGGGACATAAAGTTAACTGTTAA